The proteins below come from a single Stomoxys calcitrans chromosome 1, idStoCalc2.1, whole genome shotgun sequence genomic window:
- the LOC106089841 gene encoding endothelial differentiation-related factor 1 homolog — MSDWDTVTVLRKKAPKAGALKTESAINNARRQGQAIETTQKYGAGTNKQHVTTKNTAKLDRETEELKHDKVPLEVGKIIMQGRQAKGLSQKDLATKICEKQQIVTDYEAGRGIPNNMILGKIERVIGIKLRGKDRGQPLAPPGKK, encoded by the exons ATGTCTGATTGGGATACTGTTACAGTTTTGCGGAAGAAGGCACCAAAGGCCGGAGCTCTGAAAACTGAGTCGGCCATTAATAACGCTCGCCGACAGGGTCAAGCCATAGAAACCACACAAAAAT atggtgctgGCACCAATAAACAACACGTAACAACAAAGAACACTGCCAAATTGGATCGTGAGACTGAGGAGTTGAAACATGATAAGGTTCCCTTGGAAGTGGGTAAAATTATAATGCAAGGACGTCAAGCGAAGGGATTGAGTCAAAAGGATCTTGCAACC AAAATCtgtgaaaaacaacaaattgtGACAGACTATGAAGCTGGACGTGGAATTCCCAATAATATGATTTTGGGTAAAATTGAACGTGTGATTGGTATCAAATTGCGAGGAAAAGATCGCGGCCAACCTTTGGCGCCTCCCGGTAAAAAGTGA
- the LOC106089836 gene encoding protein phosphatase 1 regulatory subunit 7, translating to MADSGERDNEDHQEENHQLSVVAANCEQAASQPNIIPGEKVSSIEEVVQNDPDCYELDLNHHRIDKLENLEPLTQVERLYLRWNLIKKIENLHTLTTLVELELYDNQLTKLENLDALVNLEILDVSFNRLTKIENLELLTKLEKLYLVSNKITQIENIGMLTNLTMLELGDNKIKRIENLDNLAKLRQLFLGKNKIAKIENLDKLVNLEILSLQANRIVKIENLEKLVNMSELYLSENGIEKIENLNSNTQLDTLDLAKNRLKAIDNIECLEQLEELWLNDNSIDDWKNVEMLKENKSLKTVYLEHNPISKDVMYRPKLKDIAPWLQKIDATLCR from the coding sequence ATGGCTGATTCTGGAGAAAGAGACAACGAAGACCATCAAGAGGAAAATCACCAACTTTCAGTTGTTGCTGCGAATTGCGAGCAGGCTGCCTCCCAGCCCAACATCATACCCGGCGAAAAAGTATCTTCCATTGAAGAAGTGGTTCAAAATGACCCGGATTGTTATGAATTGGATTTAAATCACCATCGCATTGATAAACTTGAAAATCTGGAACCATTGACGCAAGTCGAGCGTCTATACTTGCGCTGGAATTtgataaagaaaattgagaatttGCACACCCTCACCACACTGGTTGAACTGGAGCTATACGACAATCAATTAACAAAATTGGAAAACCTAGATGCATTGGTTAATCTGGAGATATTGGATGTAAGCTTTAATCGCTTGACCAAAATTGAAAATCTCGAACTACTTACTAAGCTGGAAAAGTTGTATTTGGTTTCAAATAAAATCACCCAAATAGAAAATATTGGCATGCTGACTAATCTCACCATGCTGGAGTTAGGTGACAATAAGATAAAACGCATTGAGAATCTAGATAATTTGGCTAAATTGCGTCAATTGTTTTTGGGTAAAAACAAAATAGCCAAAATTGAAAATCTTGATAAATTGGTTAATCTAGAGATTCTCAGTTTGCAAGCAAATCGTATAGTTAAGATCGAGAACCTGGAGAAACTCGTCAATATGTCGGAGTTATATCTTTCGGAAAATGGTATTGAGAAGATTGAGAATTTGAATTCAAATACTCAATTGGATACATTGGATTTGGCCAAGAACCGCTTGAAGGCAATTGACAACATAGAATGCTTGGAGCAGTTGGAGGAACTGTGGCTCAATGACAACTCCATTGATGATTGGAAAAATGTTGAAAtgcttaaagaaaataaatcttTAAAAACCGTTTATTTGGAACACAATCCTATATCTAAAGATGTAATGTATCGACCTAAACTCAAAGATATTGCACCTTGGTTGCAAAAAATCGATGCCACACTATGTCGATAG